From the genome of Tachysurus vachellii isolate PV-2020 chromosome 2, HZAU_Pvac_v1, whole genome shotgun sequence, one region includes:
- the LOC132861618 gene encoding fatty acid desaturase 6-like isoform X1 produces the protein MFSQSRRPKRIYQMSHGVLNLSRNPLLDWTFGHSLINCHVEHHLFPSLSDNMCLKVKPIVSQFLKMKALPYQEEDYLSRLRLFFHRYQELMVFAPPITELVGVQ, from the exons ATGTTTTCTCAGAGTCGTCGACCCAAGCGCATATATCAGATGAGTCACGGAGTGTTAAACCTGTCGAGGAACCCACTGTTGGACTGGACCTTCGGCCACTCACTCATTAACTGCCACGTGGAGCATCACCTGTTCCCCTCACTGTCTGACAACATGTGTCTAAAG gtgaagcCAATTGTGTCGCAGTTCCTGAAGATGAAGGCGTTACCGTATCAGGAGGAAGACTATCTCTCTCGTCTTCGTCTCTTCTTCCACAGGTACCAGGAGCTGATGGTGTTTGCTCCTCCGATCACTGAGCTGGTGGGGGTTCAGTGA